The proteins below come from a single Bartonella schoenbuchensis R1 genomic window:
- a CDS encoding DUF4815 domain-containing protein: protein MEHESGLPFAIDRSVGKDEQQSVVFYGERSFIQSAELNEVQTIIRGRHDRLGRLVAKEGDRIERADAFVDQENKKVTLTEGKIFIAGDIFPVSETVLNNVPMFGRVEIGVKLQKQWITHEDDPQLLGQIPGTLAEGEPGAARETAKLVWALQNDKQEGVFFPVYVLQDGTLIDQKPPSLLEPALQAIATYDRAHGHYIVNGCRVTALGQNDGKQIFSIEEGEANINGFKHKRLAALRHEEPEDYCEGIVPSETHLFTSKKAKATKSEKASFTFETYYFPIATVHSILLTKEKTTNVTRGAVASGRDGVPDKSIVSFVKVTQDKKEFKEGVDFKKTGDTIDWSLSGDEPKPGSTYEVTYHYRAKVNADKITAREITVLDGAEGGDIIVSYTYKLPRIDRIGLNAQGNVVYIQGISADNPIAPSVPDDILSLATITNNWLDYPRVDNNGTRVAPYAEMWRYFNRVLDLDRLLQLEKIKSNVDSKEPVSKKGMIADPFLDDSLRDEGIEQTGAIGHGLLRLAIEPTFYYATLNEPVTLDWENEVIIAQELMTACEKINPYQNFDPLPGTLALTPATDFWRVQRTDWLSGVTNELSMGSRPGGGRETEVKDELVSTHQEQIDFLRQIDLNFKIEGFGKGEVLESLTFDGVSVLPKETLAANAQGIIEGKFKIPKNITAGTKNVIAVGKGKTTATGLFTGQGTIDVKVMRRVTTVRVWKKSDPQAQVFTPDETRQITGIDFHICKIGNRSNDLMIDLVTTDNGYPTADIQAQAFYSMKEAETGWAAARYSVPLTVQNDRLTAFVIKTDDGDHSVSLAKLGDFDEENQRYVSSHPYITGPRFSSVNAQTWTAHQDEALAFRVLAARYTQTEKTVDLGEFDLKECSDLQVRAAIELPSSECSVIFEIERNNGTIYQLLPFQLLSLTEYISEKVQLRAILKGTEKLSPVLFAPVELISGKIKKEATYVTRAFSFGEKSRLTSYIKTFLPGGSTFKMEIQLDDGDFTSLKLEEIEQLQQPLWTERKFVSEDKTAEQARLKLTLTGGPAARSMVSDFGAGIM from the coding sequence ATGGAGCATGAAAGCGGTTTACCGTTTGCAATTGACCGATCTGTAGGCAAAGACGAGCAACAAAGTGTTGTATTCTATGGAGAGCGTTCCTTTATTCAAAGCGCAGAACTCAATGAAGTTCAAACCATTATTCGTGGCCGTCATGATCGTTTAGGAAGACTTGTCGCTAAAGAAGGTGACCGTATTGAGCGTGCCGATGCTTTTGTTGATCAAGAAAACAAAAAAGTTACTTTGACAGAGGGAAAGATCTTTATTGCAGGTGATATCTTCCCTGTATCAGAAACCGTTTTAAACAATGTCCCCATGTTTGGACGTGTAGAGATCGGTGTGAAACTCCAAAAACAATGGATAACCCATGAAGATGATCCACAGTTATTAGGTCAAATTCCAGGCACATTGGCAGAAGGTGAACCAGGAGCAGCAAGGGAAACAGCAAAACTTGTATGGGCTTTACAAAATGACAAGCAAGAAGGTGTTTTCTTCCCTGTCTATGTCTTGCAAGATGGCACTTTGATTGATCAAAAGCCCCCTTCATTGTTAGAACCTGCTTTGCAAGCTATTGCAACTTATGACCGCGCTCATGGACATTACATTGTCAATGGTTGTCGGGTGACAGCCTTAGGACAAAATGACGGCAAACAAATATTTAGTATAGAAGAAGGTGAAGCCAATATTAATGGCTTTAAACATAAACGCCTTGCTGCTTTAAGGCATGAAGAGCCAGAAGACTATTGTGAAGGCATAGTGCCAAGTGAAACACATCTCTTTACATCCAAGAAAGCCAAGGCAACTAAATCGGAGAAGGCAAGCTTTACGTTTGAAACTTATTATTTTCCCATCGCAACTGTTCACTCTATTTTACTCACAAAAGAAAAGACCACTAATGTCACACGTGGTGCAGTAGCCTCAGGGCGTGATGGTGTTCCCGATAAAAGTATTGTCAGTTTTGTTAAGGTGACTCAGGATAAAAAGGAATTTAAAGAAGGCGTAGACTTTAAAAAGACTGGTGATACGATTGACTGGTCTTTATCCGGTGATGAACCTAAACCAGGTAGCACTTATGAAGTCACCTATCATTATCGTGCAAAGGTGAATGCTGATAAGATTACAGCACGAGAAATTACTGTCTTAGATGGTGCTGAAGGTGGAGATATTATTGTCAGTTACACCTATAAACTCCCTCGTATTGACCGCATAGGCTTAAATGCTCAAGGGAATGTAGTTTATATTCAGGGAATTTCAGCAGACAATCCCATAGCACCCAGTGTTCCTGATGATATATTATCACTTGCAACGATCACAAACAATTGGCTTGATTATCCACGTGTCGATAATAATGGCACGCGTGTTGCCCCTTATGCTGAAATGTGGCGCTATTTTAACCGTGTTCTTGATCTTGATCGGTTGTTACAGCTTGAAAAGATTAAGAGCAATGTTGATTCAAAAGAACCTGTCTCCAAAAAAGGGATGATTGCTGATCCTTTTCTTGATGATAGCCTTCGCGACGAAGGAATAGAACAAACGGGGGCCATAGGTCATGGCTTATTACGCCTTGCGATTGAGCCTACATTTTACTACGCTACCTTAAATGAGCCTGTTACCCTTGATTGGGAGAATGAAGTGATCATTGCGCAAGAGTTGATGACTGCTTGCGAGAAAATCAATCCTTATCAAAACTTTGATCCATTACCAGGCACACTTGCCCTCACCCCTGCAACTGACTTCTGGCGTGTTCAACGCACAGATTGGCTTTCAGGTGTAACAAATGAACTGTCTATGGGCAGTCGTCCTGGCGGTGGGCGTGAAACAGAAGTAAAGGATGAACTGGTCAGTACACATCAAGAGCAAATTGATTTCTTAAGGCAAATTGATCTCAACTTTAAGATTGAAGGCTTTGGTAAAGGAGAGGTTTTAGAAAGTCTAACATTTGATGGCGTTAGTGTTTTACCAAAGGAAACACTTGCTGCCAATGCTCAAGGCATTATTGAAGGGAAATTTAAAATTCCTAAAAATATCACAGCAGGAACAAAGAACGTCATTGCTGTTGGTAAAGGAAAAACGACGGCTACGGGCCTTTTTACGGGTCAAGGTACGATTGATGTGAAGGTTATGCGGCGTGTAACAACAGTGCGTGTATGGAAAAAATCTGATCCACAAGCGCAGGTCTTTACACCTGATGAAACGCGGCAAATAACAGGAATTGACTTTCATATTTGTAAGATTGGCAATCGTTCCAATGATTTGATGATTGACTTAGTCACAACGGACAATGGCTATCCTACAGCTGACATTCAAGCACAAGCTTTCTATTCGATGAAAGAGGCTGAAACGGGATGGGCTGCAGCACGCTATAGTGTCCCATTGACAGTACAAAACGATCGCTTAACAGCTTTTGTCATTAAAACAGATGATGGCGATCATTCTGTTTCTCTTGCAAAACTTGGAGATTTTGATGAAGAAAACCAAAGATACGTCTCCAGTCATCCTTATATCACAGGACCTCGTTTTTCCTCTGTTAATGCACAAACATGGACAGCTCACCAAGATGAGGCCTTAGCATTTCGTGTACTTGCTGCTCGTTATACACAAACAGAAAAAACTGTCGATTTAGGTGAATTTGATCTTAAGGAATGTTCTGATTTACAGGTGCGTGCAGCAATTGAACTGCCCTCCAGTGAATGTTCTGTCATCTTTGAAATTGAACGCAACAACGGTACAATTTATCAACTCTTACCGTTCCAATTACTTAGTTTAACGGAATACATCAGTGAAAAAGTCCAGTTACGAGCCATTTTAAAAGGGACCGAGAAACTATCGCCAGTGTTATTTGCTCCCGTTGAATTGATCTCGGGTAAGATTAAAAAGGAAGCAACTTACGTCACACGTGCTTTTTCCTTTGGCGAAAAGTCGAGACTAACCAGCTATATTAAAACTTTTTTACCGGGTGGCTCAACTTTCAAAATGG